One window from the genome of Echinicola vietnamensis DSM 17526 encodes:
- a CDS encoding S8 family serine peptidase — translation MDNIRKFIAAAGLIILSAAAVKGQDRYAVHYKYKPQETYQLDAPSAFLSQKAITRREHHEVVVDSTDLPVSQKYIDAVKDIVINVQYNSKWMNASIVVATDEQIAAIKKLPFIEEDGIELIAKGFYTDDSEQRSNILSQPISIRLLSKTKDEEDYAFQNNLIGIPDMHAEQLTGKGVTIAVFDGGFLNADKIAGMKHLFDNNQIIATRDFVMPWSAGVFRSETHGTAALSLIASNDPSTLVAGAYDANYVLCITEDVASEYRIEEYNWVRAAEFADSLGVDIISSSLGYVTFNESSMNYSKSDLDGKTAIITQGAVMASDRGILVVNSAGNEGSGSATTISAPADAAGILSVGAVSKDLTKASFSSVGPTADGRIKPDVVALGRQVRLWQSPNATSTASGTSFSAPQITALAAGLWQGRPEWTKDQLIHYILQSGSQFKDPDSQLGYGIPDFELAYYGEILDVVARPEVANTKIYPNPTDGKELFIQFGSEEACEFTLINKNGQVINQDKLERVSNDVPYEVEISKINSGFYIVQLMEGLNIERHKIIIQ, via the coding sequence ATGGACAATATTAGGAAATTTATCGCTGCTGCCGGCCTTATCATCCTTTCTGCAGCCGCGGTAAAAGGGCAGGACAGGTATGCGGTACATTATAAATATAAACCGCAGGAAACATATCAATTGGATGCACCAAGTGCATTTCTTAGTCAAAAAGCCATCACTAGGCGTGAACATCACGAGGTGGTGGTGGACAGCACAGACCTTCCCGTTTCCCAAAAGTACATCGATGCCGTCAAGGATATCGTTATCAATGTCCAATACAACAGTAAATGGATGAATGCCTCCATTGTGGTGGCGACCGATGAGCAAATAGCCGCTATCAAAAAGCTCCCTTTTATCGAGGAAGATGGGATAGAATTGATAGCGAAGGGATTTTATACAGATGACAGTGAGCAAAGATCTAATATTTTGAGCCAACCCATCAGCATTCGTTTGCTATCCAAAACCAAGGATGAAGAAGACTATGCTTTTCAGAATAACCTGATTGGGATTCCCGATATGCATGCGGAGCAACTCACTGGAAAAGGGGTGACCATTGCTGTTTTTGATGGTGGCTTTTTGAATGCGGATAAAATAGCGGGCATGAAGCACCTCTTTGATAATAATCAGATTATTGCCACCCGTGATTTTGTAATGCCTTGGTCGGCAGGTGTTTTCCGCTCGGAAACCCATGGTACCGCTGCGTTATCATTGATTGCTTCAAACGATCCCAGTACCCTAGTGGCAGGGGCTTATGATGCCAACTATGTTTTATGTATCACAGAGGACGTAGCATCTGAATACCGTATAGAAGAATATAATTGGGTTCGTGCAGCGGAATTTGCTGACAGTCTGGGAGTAGATATTATCAGTAGTTCCCTTGGATATGTGACCTTCAATGAATCGTCCATGAACTATTCCAAATCCGACCTGGATGGAAAGACGGCCATTATTACCCAAGGAGCCGTCATGGCAAGTGACAGGGGGATCTTAGTAGTCAACAGTGCGGGGAATGAAGGAAGCGGTTCGGCCACCACCATCTCCGCTCCAGCCGATGCAGCGGGCATTCTATCGGTAGGAGCGGTATCGAAAGACCTTACCAAAGCCAGTTTCAGCTCTGTAGGTCCTACAGCAGATGGACGGATCAAGCCGGATGTGGTCGCGCTGGGCAGACAAGTGCGGCTTTGGCAAAGCCCCAACGCAACCTCTACCGCAAGCGGTACATCATTTTCTGCGCCACAGATAACGGCATTGGCTGCTGGATTATGGCAAGGACGACCAGAGTGGACCAAAGACCAACTTATCCATTATATTCTCCAAAGCGGCAGTCAGTTTAAGGATCCGGATAGTCAATTGGGATATGGCATTCCTGATTTCGAATTGGCCTATTATGGCGAAATCCTGGACGTAGTCGCTAGGCCAGAAGTAGCGAATACCAAAATCTATCCCAACCCAACCGATGGTAAGGAGCTTTTCATTCAGTTTGGAAGTGAAGAGGCCTGTGAGTTTACGTTGATCAATAAAAATGGCCAGGTGATCAACCAAGATAAACTCGAGAGGGTTTCCAATGATGTTCCCTACGAAGTAGAAATTTCCAAGATAAACAGCGGGTTCTATATTGTGCAGTTGATGGAAGGACTTAACATCGAACGCCATAAAATAATCATCCAGTAA
- the gyrA gene encoding DNA gyrase subunit A — MAEGENENIIPINIEEEMRGAYIDYSMSVIVSRALPDVRDGMKPVHRRILFGMQELGVLHNKPYKKSARIVGEVLGKYHPHGDSAVYETMVRMAQDWSLRYPLVDPQGNFGSIDGDNAAAMRYTEARLKRIAEELLTDINKETVDFQLNFDDSLKEPVVLPAKIPALLLNGASGIAVGMATNMAPHQLGEVIDGTIAYIENNDITVEELMKHVIAPDFPTGGIIYGYNGVKSAYETGRGRVVMRGKATIETKDTGKEMIIINEIPYLVNKANMIEKTAQLIQEKKLEGISAIRDESDRRGMRIVYELKRDAIANVVLNNLYKQTQLQTSFSINNVALVKGRPYTLNLKELIVHYVNHRHEVVTRRTEYELREAEKRAHILQGYLIALDNLDEVISLIRNSRDPETARTGLMEKFELTEIQARAILDMRLQRLTGMEREKIQKEYEELMLLIEDLKDILEKKERRMEIIKTELSEIKERYNDERRTTIEHNAEDFSYEDMIPNEEVIITVSHQGYVKRTALKEYRTQGRGGVGSRGVSTKDDDYTEYLFSASTHNYLLIFTDKGKLFWLKTYAIPEGSKTSKGRPIQNLINIESDDKIRSIIQVTDLNDEDYIQNNFLVMVTKNGVIKKTTLEQYSRPRSNGIIALNIREDDQLLNVEFTHGDSHILIAAKSGRAIHFHESAVRPMGRTATGVKAITLSDDKDEVVGMVCVNREEATLLVVSEKGYGKRSAVEEYRITNRGGKGVKAMNVTDKTGSLVAIKSVIDSDDLMIINKSGIIIRTPVSGLRIMGRATQGVRLIKLNENDEISSVAKVEQVEEEIEEIQDNADENQNESNDSEKPKEE, encoded by the coding sequence ATGGCCGAAGGAGAAAACGAGAACATAATACCGATTAACATCGAGGAAGAAATGCGTGGTGCCTACATCGATTATTCGATGTCCGTTATTGTTTCCAGAGCACTTCCAGATGTACGAGATGGGATGAAGCCGGTTCACCGCAGAATTCTTTTTGGAATGCAGGAACTCGGAGTACTTCATAACAAACCCTATAAAAAATCAGCAAGGATCGTAGGGGAAGTACTCGGTAAGTATCACCCGCATGGGGATAGTGCCGTTTACGAGACCATGGTAAGGATGGCACAAGATTGGTCATTGCGGTATCCTTTGGTGGATCCTCAAGGAAACTTTGGATCCATTGATGGTGACAACGCCGCCGCCATGCGTTATACCGAAGCGAGGCTAAAGCGAATAGCCGAGGAATTATTGACCGATATCAACAAAGAGACGGTTGACTTCCAGTTAAACTTTGACGATTCCCTCAAGGAGCCGGTCGTGCTGCCTGCAAAAATCCCTGCATTATTGTTAAATGGTGCTTCAGGTATTGCAGTAGGTATGGCCACCAATATGGCTCCCCATCAGCTTGGAGAAGTCATTGACGGGACCATTGCCTATATAGAAAACAATGATATTACCGTTGAGGAATTGATGAAGCATGTGATTGCTCCGGATTTTCCAACAGGCGGGATTATCTACGGTTATAATGGAGTAAAGTCCGCTTATGAAACGGGTCGTGGGCGAGTAGTGATGCGCGGAAAGGCTACGATTGAAACCAAGGATACGGGCAAGGAGATGATCATCATCAATGAAATCCCTTATTTGGTCAATAAAGCCAACATGATTGAGAAGACCGCTCAATTGATCCAAGAGAAAAAGCTGGAAGGAATTTCTGCCATTAGGGATGAATCTGACCGTCGTGGAATGCGGATTGTTTATGAACTTAAGCGGGATGCCATTGCCAATGTGGTCCTGAACAACCTCTATAAACAGACCCAATTACAAACATCCTTCAGTATAAACAATGTAGCGCTGGTAAAAGGCCGTCCCTACACCCTTAACCTGAAGGAACTGATTGTCCATTATGTGAATCACCGTCATGAGGTCGTGACCAGAAGGACAGAATATGAACTTAGGGAAGCAGAAAAGCGTGCCCATATCTTACAAGGGTACCTTATAGCCCTGGACAATTTGGATGAGGTCATTAGCTTGATCCGGAACTCCAGGGATCCTGAAACGGCGCGTACCGGATTGATGGAGAAATTTGAGCTGACCGAGATTCAGGCGCGTGCAATTTTGGATATGCGTCTCCAGCGTTTGACTGGAATGGAGCGTGAGAAGATCCAAAAGGAATACGAAGAGTTGATGCTCTTAATTGAGGACCTGAAAGATATCCTTGAGAAAAAGGAACGTAGGATGGAAATCATCAAAACGGAGTTGTCTGAGATCAAGGAACGTTATAACGATGAGCGAAGAACGACCATTGAGCATAACGCCGAAGATTTCAGCTATGAAGATATGATTCCTAATGAGGAAGTGATCATCACGGTTTCTCATCAAGGATATGTCAAAAGGACCGCCCTTAAAGAGTACCGGACACAAGGTAGAGGAGGAGTAGGATCCAGAGGAGTCAGTACAAAGGACGATGATTACACCGAATATTTATTCTCCGCGTCTACACATAATTACCTATTGATCTTTACCGATAAGGGTAAATTATTCTGGTTGAAGACTTATGCTATCCCAGAAGGCAGCAAGACTTCCAAGGGACGCCCGATCCAGAACCTGATCAATATAGAAAGTGACGATAAGATCCGTTCCATTATCCAAGTAACTGATCTCAATGATGAGGATTATATTCAGAACAATTTCTTGGTAATGGTAACCAAAAACGGGGTGATCAAGAAGACCACGCTCGAGCAATACTCAAGACCGCGTTCAAATGGCATCATTGCCCTCAATATCCGCGAAGACGATCAATTACTGAATGTGGAATTTACCCATGGTGATTCCCATATCCTCATAGCAGCTAAATCCGGCAGGGCAATTCATTTCCATGAATCGGCCGTGAGGCCAATGGGAAGGACTGCAACAGGAGTAAAAGCCATCACTTTAAGCGATGATAAAGATGAGGTTGTTGGCATGGTTTGTGTTAATAGAGAGGAAGCCACGTTATTGGTCGTTTCAGAGAAAGGATACGGAAAACGCAGTGCAGTAGAAGAATACCGCATCACCAATAGAGGTGGTAAGGGCGTGAAGGCGATGAACGTAACGGACAAGACAGGTAGTCTTGTGGCCATTAAGTCAGTCATCGATTCAGACGACTTGATGATCATCAACAAATCAGGTATAATCATCCGAACCCCGGTATCAGGACTGCGAATTATGGGCCGCGCCACACAAGGAGTACGGCTTATCAAACTGAATGAAAACGATGAAATTTCTTCCGTTGCCAAAGTAGAGCAGGTGGAAGAGGAGATTGAAGAAATTCAGGACAATGCAGATGAAAATCAAAACGAATCAAACGATAGCGAAAAACCAAAAGAGGAATAA
- a CDS encoding tetratricopeptide repeat protein, which translates to METKRAIELNNQGARHFLNGEFEQAVSCYEEAYKLYPENTSLLNNMGLYYHQQKDFEKAVAYFEQAIALEDKASYRINAGNAMAMQGKLDEARKQYQATAKKFPKAVGAWLSLARLATHQNRLEDAKAYWNEVVQLAPKPDHYLQLAKVMILQKDMEPALELLYAIVTKSENPETWFHIGRCEFHLRNHGLAENALKKALASSPDHAEFRYYLAINHLAKGDTQEGLAQLDILLKYDSENPEILTEKGVILSSIHRYEEALSLFDKALKIKPGFSKAQHYKNLVENQTS; encoded by the coding sequence ATGGAAACCAAAAGAGCTATCGAACTTAACAATCAGGGAGCCAGACATTTTCTGAATGGAGAATTTGAACAGGCCGTTTCCTGCTATGAGGAAGCGTACAAACTCTATCCGGAAAACACTTCCTTGCTGAATAACATGGGATTGTATTACCATCAGCAAAAAGATTTTGAAAAGGCCGTGGCGTATTTTGAGCAAGCCATAGCATTAGAGGATAAAGCAAGCTATAGGATAAACGCGGGCAATGCGATGGCCATGCAAGGCAAATTGGATGAAGCCCGGAAACAGTATCAGGCCACAGCAAAGAAATTCCCCAAGGCGGTAGGAGCTTGGCTCAGTTTGGCACGTCTGGCCACCCACCAAAACCGGTTGGAAGATGCCAAGGCCTATTGGAACGAAGTCGTCCAATTGGCCCCAAAACCTGACCATTATCTGCAATTGGCCAAGGTCATGATCCTTCAGAAAGACATGGAACCTGCCCTGGAGCTGCTGTATGCTATCGTTACCAAAAGTGAAAACCCTGAAACCTGGTTTCACATCGGTCGCTGCGAATTCCATCTGCGCAACCATGGGCTTGCAGAAAATGCATTGAAAAAAGCCTTGGCATCCTCCCCAGACCATGCAGAATTCAGGTACTATTTGGCCATAAACCATTTGGCCAAAGGCGATACCCAAGAAGGATTGGCACAGTTGGATATCCTTTTAAAATACGACTCGGAGAACCCCGAAATCCTCACTGAAAAAGGCGTTATCCTTAGCAGTATTCACCGGTATGAAGAAGCCTTATCGCTATTTGATAAAGCACTGAAGATAAAGCCCGGTTTCTCCAAGGCTCAGCACTATAAAAATCTCGTTGAAAACCAAACCTCTTGA
- the rpe gene encoding ribulose-phosphate 3-epimerase has product MDTLIAPSVLAADFANLQSEIELINDSTADLIHVDIMDGVFVPNISFGFPVVDAIKKHAQKPLDVHLMIVNPDQYLKAFKAAGAETITVHLEACQHLHRTVQAIHELDCKAGVAINPHTNVELLRDIIRELDTVIIMSVNPGFGGQEFIEHTYEKVRNLKAIITASGSSAKIEIDGGVNMENAYKLIDAGADILVAGSFVFNAEDPKATIAKLKEL; this is encoded by the coding sequence ATGGATACCCTTATTGCCCCATCGGTGCTGGCTGCTGACTTTGCGAACCTTCAGTCAGAAATAGAACTGATCAACGATTCCACAGCCGACCTCATTCATGTGGATATTATGGATGGTGTTTTTGTGCCCAATATTTCATTTGGTTTTCCCGTGGTGGACGCCATTAAGAAGCATGCCCAAAAGCCACTTGACGTCCACCTTATGATCGTAAATCCCGACCAATATTTAAAAGCTTTTAAAGCAGCAGGAGCCGAGACGATTACTGTACACCTGGAAGCCTGCCAGCACCTGCATAGAACTGTCCAAGCCATTCATGAGCTGGATTGTAAGGCCGGAGTAGCCATTAATCCCCACACCAATGTAGAACTTCTCAGGGACATCATTCGTGAATTGGATACGGTGATCATCATGTCCGTAAATCCAGGTTTTGGAGGACAAGAATTCATAGAGCATACCTACGAGAAAGTTCGGAATTTAAAGGCGATCATTACCGCTTCCGGTTCCTCGGCCAAAATAGAAATCGATGGTGGTGTCAACATGGAAAATGCCTATAAGTTGATCGATGCCGGTGCGGACATCCTCGTGGCGGGAAGTTTTGTGTTCAATGCGGAAGACCCTAAGGCCACCATCGCCAAGTTAAAAGAACTCTAA
- a CDS encoding DM13 domain-containing protein, translating to MKYSMIYCLLCLVVVSCSMEENEPDTAIEDKMEVQEDQGAVAYSGDFMADAHPTSGLASVHENKVSLNLKDFKTDNGPLLEVYLATDKNATDFISLGELKGVEGDFSYSIPADVDLSKYDHVLIWCVEFSVNFGYAVLEMPVP from the coding sequence ATGAAATACAGCATGATATATTGCTTATTATGTCTAGTGGTTGTTTCCTGCAGCATGGAGGAAAACGAACCCGATACGGCAATAGAAGATAAAATGGAAGTTCAAGAGGATCAGGGAGCAGTCGCCTATTCGGGTGATTTCATGGCCGACGCTCATCCTACCAGTGGGCTTGCTTCTGTTCATGAGAATAAAGTATCGCTGAACCTAAAAGATTTTAAAACGGATAATGGTCCGTTATTGGAGGTATACCTCGCAACGGATAAAAATGCTACGGATTTTATCAGCCTAGGAGAATTGAAGGGCGTGGAAGGAGATTTTTCGTACTCCATACCGGCAGATGTAGACCTATCTAAATATGACCATGTCCTGATTTGGTGTGTGGAGTTTTCGGTGAATTTTGGATATGCCGTTCTGGAAATGCCTGTACCATAA
- a CDS encoding ATP-binding protein: MNELLHFLKTAICARMDFETGKVKQLPKPKMELHLNKEEALGKFIFEHHIQNSELLLLILALVPHIDPGFFNRIIQSYFPQGGEFPEFGGIKAKSHRGIIPTGETALYILAGNDANTRKRYFPLFSTSPLFQKGILSLEESNRNEPHWSGALVLDSEFAELFTTEHISQPKLSRNFPAQLINTALDWEDLVLNSKTLNQIQEIEEWLKYEQVLMHDWGMHKRIKPGYRVMFFGPPGTGKTLTAGLLGKYTQKQVYRIDLSLVTSKYIGETEKNLSSLFDKAANKDWILFFDEADAIFGKRTNVRDAHDKYANQEVSYLLQRIEQHPGLVILASNFKSNIDMAFTRRFQNIIEFPLPVAAERLILWEKNIPPKAKLAKDLDLSVFAKKYELTGANIVNVIQYASLKALSKNKKELFHEDLLAGIKKELVKEGKMVN; the protein is encoded by the coding sequence ATGAACGAACTACTACATTTTTTAAAAACTGCCATATGTGCTCGTATGGATTTTGAAACGGGCAAGGTAAAACAACTCCCTAAACCCAAAATGGAGCTGCATCTTAATAAAGAAGAAGCACTAGGCAAATTCATTTTTGAACATCATATACAGAATTCAGAACTGCTTTTGCTGATTTTAGCCTTGGTGCCCCATATCGATCCAGGCTTTTTCAACCGGATCATTCAAAGCTACTTTCCCCAAGGAGGGGAGTTTCCCGAATTTGGAGGCATTAAAGCCAAAAGTCACCGCGGGATCATCCCCACGGGCGAAACGGCACTTTACATCCTTGCCGGCAATGATGCCAATACACGGAAAAGGTACTTTCCGCTTTTTAGTACCTCACCACTTTTCCAGAAAGGTATCCTTTCATTGGAAGAGAGTAACCGGAATGAACCCCATTGGTCTGGGGCTCTGGTTTTGGACAGTGAATTTGCGGAGCTCTTCACTACTGAGCATATCAGCCAGCCCAAACTCAGCCGTAATTTCCCTGCCCAATTAATCAATACCGCATTGGACTGGGAAGACCTTGTCCTGAATTCAAAAACCTTAAATCAAATTCAGGAAATCGAAGAATGGCTGAAATACGAGCAAGTTCTGATGCATGATTGGGGGATGCACAAAAGAATTAAACCAGGCTATCGCGTAATGTTTTTTGGCCCTCCAGGGACTGGCAAAACGCTCACAGCGGGGCTTTTGGGCAAATATACCCAAAAACAGGTTTACAGGATCGACCTATCACTTGTTACTTCCAAGTATATCGGTGAAACAGAAAAAAACCTATCTTCACTGTTTGACAAAGCAGCTAATAAAGACTGGATCCTGTTCTTTGATGAAGCAGACGCTATTTTCGGTAAACGAACCAATGTCCGAGATGCCCACGACAAATATGCCAACCAAGAAGTTTCCTATTTACTACAGCGCATAGAGCAGCATCCTGGGCTTGTAATTCTAGCTTCTAATTTTAAGAGTAATATTGACATGGCCTTTACCAGGAGGTTTCAAAACATAATAGAATTTCCTCTTCCGGTGGCAGCAGAGAGGCTTATATTATGGGAAAAGAATATCCCACCAAAAGCAAAATTGGCCAAAGACCTTGACCTTTCTGTTTTCGCCAAAAAATATGAGTTGACTGGTGCAAACATTGTCAATGTGATCCAATATGCCAGTTTGAAAGCTTTGAGCAAAAATAAGAAAGAACTCTTTCACGAGGACTTGTTAGCCGGTATAAAAAAAGAACTCGTAAAAGAGGGTAAAATGGTAAATTAA
- a CDS encoding phosphoribosylanthranilate isomerase: MALKTFVKISTVNNLSDARYCAGMYVNLMGFNLEEGNKDYMAPEKYQELTDWLSGLEYVGEFEASHPDTILETSKSYKGLSYLQVNEEALLQMLVNTSFKLILKQEIQSLGQLEDLKTKAHTYQENNVLLLLESANLEFNEDVSDLVKDIAKKCDVLLGFGLEADTVENVVNETAVKGIALKGGDEIKPGLKDFDELADILEALEEED, from the coding sequence ATGGCCCTCAAGACATTTGTAAAAATCAGTACGGTAAATAATCTTAGTGATGCGCGATACTGTGCCGGGATGTACGTAAACCTCATGGGATTCAATTTAGAGGAAGGCAATAAAGATTATATGGCTCCTGAAAAGTACCAGGAATTAACCGATTGGTTATCTGGATTGGAGTATGTGGGAGAATTTGAGGCCTCTCATCCTGATACCATTTTGGAAACGTCGAAAAGCTATAAAGGACTGAGCTACCTACAGGTTAACGAAGAGGCATTGCTCCAAATGCTGGTCAATACATCCTTTAAATTAATCCTAAAGCAGGAAATACAGTCCCTCGGGCAATTGGAGGACCTGAAAACCAAAGCCCACACCTATCAAGAGAACAATGTATTGCTATTGCTGGAATCAGCAAATTTGGAATTTAATGAAGATGTCAGTGACCTTGTAAAAGACATCGCCAAAAAGTGTGATGTGTTGTTGGGATTCGGCCTTGAAGCGGATACCGTCGAAAATGTGGTCAACGAAACCGCTGTGAAAGGAATCGCCCTAAAAGGCGGAGATGAAATCAAACCTGGACTTAAGGATTTTGATGAATTAGCAGATATTTTAGAGGCATTAGAAGAAGAAGACTGA
- a CDS encoding N-acetylmuramidase domain-containing protein: MKTLKYRSRGPEVRFLEEILSDMGYQVYVSNYFGMDTHNAVWDYQQKNNLVVDGIVGLKTWSKLLDQNREVFQQNSKLLSEQDLVAFGQEYGLELATVKAVNEVESSGKGFLTDGRAKILFEGHVFWRQLKKRGLDPNEYYNQQTSNVLYPEWTRTHYKGGSAEYDRLQKAIDIDHRPEVEEAAYSSASWGSFQIMGYHAEHLGYPSVKDFVQKMQQHEREHLKAFGKFLEANNLIRYLKHKDWAKFARGYNGPAYAQNHYDVKLQRAYERYS, encoded by the coding sequence ATGAAAACGCTCAAATACCGTTCTCGCGGCCCTGAAGTACGCTTTTTAGAGGAAATCCTTTCCGATATGGGCTATCAAGTATATGTATCCAATTATTTTGGAATGGATACCCATAATGCCGTTTGGGATTACCAACAAAAAAATAATCTAGTGGTAGACGGCATCGTGGGACTGAAGACCTGGAGCAAGTTATTGGATCAAAACCGTGAGGTTTTTCAGCAGAACAGTAAATTGCTGAGTGAACAGGATTTGGTGGCTTTTGGACAGGAATATGGCCTGGAACTGGCTACCGTCAAGGCGGTAAATGAAGTAGAAAGTAGCGGTAAAGGTTTTCTGACTGACGGACGGGCAAAAATTCTTTTTGAAGGCCATGTTTTTTGGAGACAGCTAAAGAAAAGAGGCTTAGATCCCAACGAATATTATAATCAACAAACCAGCAATGTCCTTTATCCTGAATGGACGCGTACTCATTATAAGGGTGGTAGTGCAGAATATGATCGTTTGCAAAAAGCCATTGACATAGACCATCGACCAGAAGTAGAGGAGGCTGCCTACTCATCTGCTTCTTGGGGTTCCTTTCAGATCATGGGGTATCATGCCGAACATCTCGGTTATCCTTCGGTGAAGGATTTTGTCCAAAAAATGCAGCAGCATGAACGAGAGCATTTGAAAGCATTTGGGAAATTCTTAGAGGCCAATAACCTTATTCGGTACCTGAAGCATAAAGATTGGGCAAAATTTGCCAGGGGATATAACGGTCCGGCCTACGCCCAAAACCATTATGATGTCAAACTACAGCGTGCTTATGAAAGGTATAGTTAA